One Flavobacterium cerinum genomic window, CCTAAAATAGGAAGCTGGACAACATTGTATAAGAATTATTTAGACGATGATCATCAGATAAACTATATCGTATGTGAAACACCAGAAAAACAATTTGAAGGTGTGGAATATGCATTCGTAGAAAATACATTACGGGCAAAAATCATACGGAAATGGAAGAAAAACCGCTATATCGGTTATTTAAATGCGTTGGAAAGCTTGTTGCAATCTGATCAGAAATATATCATTCAGATTGTCGATAATTACGGAATTGTGAAACCATTAGCGGAAATGCTTACAATAAAAGGGCTTCGACAGAATTGTTACCTGCAATTTTGTTATCACGGATTTCCGCCTTTTCACGAAAACTTTTCCGGAAGATGGTTTTTTGAAACAATCGATGAAATGGTGTTGTTAACGCATGATTCCTATAAAGTCCACAAAAATTACTATACCATATTACCAACCCGTTTCTCAGTACTGTATAACGGTATCGATACTTCTCGTTTTTACTCGTTGTCAAATGAGGACAAATTGAAGAAAAAAGAAGAGTTTGGTGCTGAAGGAAAAACCG contains:
- a CDS encoding glycosyltransferase family 4 protein; this encodes MLANIPKVILISQLPLPYPKIGSWTTLYKNYLDDDHQINYIVCETPEKQFEGVEYAFVENTLRAKIIRKWKKNRYIGYLNALESLLQSDQKYIIQIVDNYGIVKPLAEMLTIKGLRQNCYLQFCYHGFPPFHENFSGRWFFETIDEMVLLTHDSYKVHKNYYTILPTRFSVLYNGIDTSRFYSLSNEDKLKKKEEFGAEGKTVFVWCSQDRPKKGLHLLLDAWKRAYQKRQDIELWVVGTEKQYTMAGVRFFGRIPNDELPKYLQTSDCYLFPTLWHEGFGLSLIEALHCGNYCIASALGGVPEVLQYGKFGKLIESPHFVSEWEQAILDFAENPSQSFDFDRALYTTDSWNKGMNTIITAAQKSLSK